A single Ignavibacteriales bacterium DNA region contains:
- a CDS encoding 1-acyl-sn-glycerol-3-phosphate acyltransferase, which yields MNRVRHSRPAEIVFHWYIDRLMRKNFNSFVLLGEQPVPSPDKAILATPNHISWWDGFFIDRMRRVLFPEKKLHLMMLEEQLLKYPFFNKVGAFGIDPGKPKKVLDALRYTAQVLEQPENLAVIYPQGEIESQELPVLSQKPGITKIAEFAGKEFLLMPVFFKIMYKDQPKPELFSAVYTPLSSGQAAGYREYFQESYMNFRALCERYYKTGEGTVVSIF from the coding sequence ATGAACAGAGTCCGCCATAGCCGTCCTGCTGAGATCGTTTTTCACTGGTACATAGACCGGCTGATGAGAAAAAACTTCAATTCATTTGTTCTGCTTGGTGAACAGCCGGTACCCTCACCGGATAAAGCCATTCTCGCCACACCGAATCATATCTCCTGGTGGGACGGTTTTTTTATTGACCGGATGAGGCGGGTTTTGTTTCCTGAAAAAAAACTGCATCTGATGATGCTTGAGGAGCAGTTACTAAAGTATCCATTTTTTAACAAAGTAGGCGCCTTCGGCATTGATCCGGGCAAACCCAAAAAGGTGCTTGATGCTTTGAGATACACCGCTCAGGTGCTGGAACAGCCGGAGAACCTGGCAGTGATATATCCGCAGGGGGAGATTGAATCGCAGGAATTGCCTGTGCTCAGTCAGAAACCGGGTATTACCAAAATAGCGGAGTTTGCGGGGAAAGAGTTTCTTCTGATGCCCGTATTCTTTAAGATTATGTATAAAGATCAGCCAAAACCGGAGCTTTTTTCAGCAGTATATACACCTCTGAGTTCAGGGCAGGCGGCCGGATACAGGGAATATTTTCAGGAGAGTTACATGAATTTCAGGGCATTGTGTGAGAGGTATTACAAAACAGGCGAGGGAACCGTGGTTTCGATTTTCTGA
- a CDS encoding TonB-dependent receptor: protein MIRKILAACVLLFLFAETAFSQGYLVIGKDSTYIITDSLYFETDEVVVTGTRVNKKIIDIPYPVTRISNTEYRFEKKTSINDVLTTVPGVFMQSRYGNHDVRISIRGYGSRSNTGIRGVRILLDGIPESEPDGQTRIEAIDFQSVGSIEIVKGNSSSLYTNAPGGVVNFISDINFKNSFVTQFNEAGSFGLRRNGIKIGLRTPGYGLLMNYTYHNFEGFREHSQDYWHVFNTVLETRPDNWSNFQMLFYAAVGTIKLPGSLTQAQMDEDRMQAAANEKNFDFYRRSNKGRIAFRYSTKLDEANKNELEITAYGTIKYFERAQRTIRIFDRYGLGATARYINRSVLAGRENEFSFGGDVFYQTGPISEFQNISGQKTDNLLGLTDDVIANAGYYFTNNTNLYNKQLYLLLTGRYDNVSFRIKDQLAGYRSAERVFNEFTPKAALNYKLSQNWSLYGSFGLSFDVPAGNELDDFTGATHINQDLQPQKSRNIEIGTKGSFAFPEQYYFSRVSFEFTLFNTVIRDEIVPFDINGDVFYRNSAKTNRNGVELGASTALIPGLNAGLSLTYSDFTYDEYLARSIDAAGITTDTDYSGNEVPSVPRLNASFTLGYNRLITENMIGFAKTQIQTVTGMYVNDANSSKTSDYTLASVTLGTEIYFDKFSLILSGGGMNLFDRQYIGFININATGGRFYEAGEPRNFFGNLTLTYRL from the coding sequence ATGATCAGGAAGATACTTGCTGCCTGTGTTCTGCTTTTTCTGTTTGCGGAAACTGCTTTTTCGCAGGGTTATCTTGTTATTGGAAAGGATTCAACCTATATAATAACAGACTCCCTTTATTTTGAAACAGATGAAGTGGTTGTTACAGGCACGCGTGTAAATAAAAAAATTATTGATATACCGTATCCGGTAACGCGCATCAGCAATACCGAATACCGGTTTGAAAAGAAAACTTCAATTAACGATGTCCTTACGACCGTTCCGGGTGTATTTATGCAGTCCCGTTACGGAAATCATGACGTGCGTATATCCATAAGAGGATACGGTTCACGTTCCAATACCGGAATCCGCGGTGTGCGTATCCTTCTGGACGGCATACCGGAATCTGAACCGGACGGACAGACAAGAATAGAAGCTATTGATTTCCAGTCAGTGGGCAGCATTGAGATTGTGAAGGGAAACTCATCCTCATTATATACCAATGCTCCCGGCGGTGTGGTTAATTTTATCAGCGATATAAACTTTAAAAACTCGTTTGTGACTCAGTTCAATGAAGCGGGTTCGTTTGGTCTTCGGAGAAACGGCATCAAGATCGGTCTCCGCACTCCCGGTTACGGACTGCTGATGAATTATACGTACCACAACTTTGAGGGATTCAGAGAACACAGTCAGGATTACTGGCATGTATTTAATACCGTTCTTGAAACAAGGCCGGATAACTGGTCAAATTTTCAGATGCTGTTTTATGCCGCGGTCGGGACAATAAAACTGCCCGGTTCGTTAACTCAGGCACAAATGGATGAAGACCGTATGCAGGCAGCAGCAAATGAAAAGAACTTTGACTTTTACCGCAGAAGCAATAAGGGAAGAATAGCATTCCGCTATTCAACTAAACTTGACGAAGCGAATAAAAATGAACTGGAAATTACTGCATACGGTACTATTAAGTATTTTGAACGGGCGCAGAGGACTATCAGGATTTTTGACCGTTACGGGCTTGGAGCAACGGCACGGTATATAAACCGGAGCGTTCTCGCCGGGCGGGAGAATGAGTTCTCCTTTGGAGGTGATGTTTTTTATCAGACCGGGCCTATTTCTGAATTTCAGAATATATCCGGCCAGAAAACCGATAATCTGCTCGGGCTGACTGATGATGTGATTGCAAATGCCGGATATTATTTTACCAATAATACCAATTTATATAATAAGCAGTTATATCTTCTGCTGACCGGAAGATATGATAATGTTTCGTTCAGGATAAAGGATCAGCTGGCCGGTTACCGGTCTGCGGAGCGGGTGTTTAATGAGTTCACGCCAAAAGCAGCGCTGAACTATAAGCTTTCGCAGAACTGGTCTCTCTACGGATCATTCGGGCTCAGCTTTGATGTTCCGGCAGGGAATGAACTTGATGATTTTACCGGAGCGACTCACATCAACCAGGATTTGCAGCCGCAAAAGTCACGCAATATTGAAATAGGAACCAAAGGGAGCTTTGCGTTTCCTGAGCAATATTATTTCAGCCGGGTATCCTTTGAGTTCACTCTGTTTAACACCGTTATCAGAGATGAAATTGTTCCTTTTGATATTAACGGAGATGTATTCTACCGTAACTCAGCAAAAACAAACCGTAACGGTGTTGAACTGGGAGCAAGTACGGCACTAATCCCGGGTCTTAATGCAGGACTTTCGCTTACTTACTCTGATTTTACCTATGATGAGTACCTTGCCCGCTCAATAGACGCGGCAGGCATCACGACCGATACCGATTACAGCGGAAATGAAGTTCCGAGTGTCCCAAGACTGAACGCATCATTCACACTGGGATATAACAGACTTATTACTGAGAATATGATCGGATTTGCAAAGACCCAGATACAAACGGTAACCGGAATGTATGTAAATGACGCCAACAGCTCCAAAACAAGTGATTACACACTGGCGAGCGTAACGCTTGGCACCGAGATATACTTTGACAAATTTTCTCTCATCCTTTCAGGAGGGGGAATGAATCTGTTCGATAGGCAGTATATCGGCTTTATTAACATCAATGCAACCGGCGGAAGGTTTTATGAAGCCGGTGAACCGAGGAATTTCTTCGGCAACCTGACGCTTACCTACCGGCTCTGA
- a CDS encoding family 10 glycosylhydrolase gives MNSRHIILFLYILITPLQLFAQPEMKRELRGAWVATVANIDWPKNRNASSGDQIKELIDIFDKLKEAGINSIFFQIRTECDALYNSPFEPWSYWLTGTQGKEPEPYYDPLEFAIAEAHKRGMELHAWFNPYRAEKKVGDYPLSSQHVVTRRPEWILDFPGYKMLDPGNPAVREYIREIVADVVTRYDVDGIHFDDYFYPYSPKVSNEDSLSFARYHNNIKNIDDWRRYSINTLMAELNEIIKAVKPRVKFGISPFGIVLNEYAGTSGFNSYDILYCDPLNWIENKTVDYVLPQLYWEIGHEKADYAKLLPWWASVTKDVHLYIGEYSGRFANANFKGSKSELGDHLRMTRTFSNVHGSVYFSSSSITRNAEGIADSMKNSWFAEPAFPPLMSWKDMVPPGSPKNVKAEKTERGLLLTWDASDPASDGELPYGYLIYRKLKNSDAEFSMVRMMTGKTRRFMDQTAENNPDLYDYKVLAFDRMYNISK, from the coding sequence GCCAAAAAACAGGAATGCTTCATCCGGTGATCAGATTAAGGAGCTAATTGATATTTTCGATAAACTGAAAGAAGCCGGCATTAACTCTATCTTCTTTCAGATACGGACCGAGTGTGACGCTCTTTATAACTCTCCGTTTGAACCCTGGTCATACTGGCTCACCGGAACGCAGGGGAAAGAACCTGAACCCTATTACGATCCTCTTGAGTTCGCCATAGCGGAAGCTCACAAACGGGGTATGGAACTGCACGCATGGTTTAACCCTTACCGCGCTGAAAAGAAAGTGGGCGACTACCCCCTCAGCTCCCAGCATGTGGTTACCCGCAGGCCTGAATGGATTCTGGATTTCCCGGGATATAAAATGCTTGATCCGGGCAACCCCGCTGTGCGTGAATATATACGCGAAATCGTGGCTGATGTGGTTACCCGCTACGATGTGGATGGCATTCATTTTGACGATTACTTCTATCCATACTCACCAAAAGTCTCGAATGAAGATTCCCTCAGCTTTGCCCGCTATCATAACAACATCAAAAATATTGATGACTGGAGAAGATACAGCATTAATACTCTGATGGCCGAGCTGAACGAAATCATCAAAGCCGTTAAACCGCGCGTTAAATTCGGCATCAGTCCGTTCGGCATTGTACTCAATGAATACGCCGGCACCTCCGGTTTTAACTCCTATGATATATTATACTGCGATCCACTTAACTGGATTGAGAATAAGACGGTTGACTACGTCCTTCCACAGCTTTACTGGGAAATCGGGCACGAAAAAGCTGATTATGCAAAGCTGCTCCCCTGGTGGGCTTCTGTTACAAAGGATGTGCATCTCTATATAGGTGAGTATTCCGGAAGGTTCGCGAACGCAAACTTTAAGGGAAGTAAAAGTGAACTGGGAGATCATCTGCGCATGACCAGAACCTTCAGTAATGTGCACGGCTCGGTGTATTTCAGTTCAAGTTCCATTACCCGCAACGCTGAAGGAATAGCGGACTCCATGAAGAACAGCTGGTTTGCCGAACCTGCTTTCCCGCCCCTGATGTCATGGAAAGATATGGTTCCGCCCGGCTCACCAAAAAACGTGAAAGCTGAAAAAACTGAACGTGGTTTACTGCTGACATGGGATGCTTCCGATCCCGCCTCTGACGGTGAACTCCCCTATGGTTATCTTATATACAGGAAACTGAAGAATAGTGACGCGGAGTTCAGCATGGTGAGAATGATGACGGGTAAAACCCGCCGGTTTATGGATCAGACAGCTGAAAACAACCCTGATCTTTATGACTATAAAGTCCTGGCTTTTGACCGTATGTATAATATCAGCAAATAA
- the crtI gene encoding phytoene desaturase, with translation MSERAAVIGGGLGGLSAAALLASKGFDVTLFEKNSYTGGKAAVIQGSGYTFDAGPSLLTMPFILHNLFSSCGRRSEEYITLRKLEVICRYFYPDGTCIDAFADRERFKREVQNKTGEPGEHLENYLTYCERIYNATADVFILNDFRSLKLFLSGTGLKSLLRLPHIDPLRTVHRANASFFNDKRLVQLFDRYATYNGSSPYLAPATLNVIPHVEYTMGAYIPDGGIRRIPAVIEALAEDLGVKIQTGAEVEEIIVRQNKAAGLRVNGSEIFFDRIISNADVNYTYENLLKNPAKKEAKRYRTMEPSGSGLVFYWGVEKEFPGLEIHNILFSGDYEEEFRQLFALKKIPSDPTVYVYISSKYNVSDAPAGGSNLFVMINTPFDDGRIKAGDIELARNTILSKVSAMAGEDIRPFIRFEEVLTPRAIEERTNSKWGSIYGVSSNSRNAAFLRQANRSSGYRNLYFCGGSAHPGGGIPLVIQSGIIAAQKVIEDAEKEVI, from the coding sequence TTGTCTGAACGGGCCGCGGTTATTGGCGGAGGACTCGGGGGCCTCAGTGCTGCGGCGCTGCTTGCCTCTAAAGGATTCGATGTAACCCTTTTTGAAAAAAACAGTTATACAGGCGGCAAAGCTGCCGTTATTCAGGGGAGCGGTTATACCTTTGATGCCGGACCTTCGCTTCTTACCATGCCGTTTATTCTGCATAATCTTTTTTCATCCTGCGGGAGGCGTTCAGAAGAATATATAACACTCAGGAAGCTGGAAGTTATCTGCCGCTATTTTTATCCGGACGGCACCTGTATTGATGCATTCGCGGATCGGGAACGTTTTAAGCGCGAGGTGCAGAATAAAACAGGAGAACCGGGTGAACATCTTGAGAACTATCTGACCTACTGTGAAAGAATCTACAACGCGACCGCTGATGTTTTTATTCTGAATGATTTCCGTTCACTGAAACTCTTTCTCAGCGGTACCGGCCTGAAATCACTCTTGAGGCTCCCCCACATTGATCCACTCAGGACGGTGCACCGGGCAAATGCCTCGTTCTTCAACGATAAGCGGCTGGTACAGTTATTCGACCGCTACGCTACCTATAACGGCTCAAGCCCCTATCTGGCTCCCGCAACGCTTAATGTGATTCCTCATGTTGAATACACCATGGGTGCGTATATACCGGACGGAGGCATCAGGCGCATTCCGGCGGTTATTGAGGCTCTCGCGGAAGACCTGGGAGTGAAGATTCAAACCGGTGCAGAGGTTGAAGAAATAATTGTCCGGCAGAATAAGGCAGCGGGACTCCGTGTGAATGGCAGCGAAATCTTTTTTGACAGAATTATCAGCAATGCTGATGTGAATTATACATATGAAAATCTTCTGAAGAATCCGGCAAAAAAAGAAGCAAAACGCTACAGGACGATGGAGCCTTCGGGATCCGGACTGGTTTTTTACTGGGGAGTTGAAAAAGAATTTCCGGGACTTGAAATTCATAATATCCTCTTTTCCGGTGACTATGAAGAGGAATTCCGCCAGCTGTTTGCCCTGAAAAAAATTCCTTCTGACCCGACTGTGTATGTGTATATATCGTCAAAATATAACGTTTCTGATGCACCGGCGGGGGGCTCAAACCTGTTTGTGATGATTAATACCCCATTTGATGACGGAAGGATAAAGGCAGGTGATATAGAACTGGCCAGAAATACCATTCTTTCAAAGGTTTCCGCAATGGCGGGGGAAGATATCCGTCCTTTTATCCGGTTTGAGGAGGTGCTTACTCCACGGGCAATAGAGGAGCGGACCAACAGCAAATGGGGAAGTATATATGGTGTATCGTCAAACTCCCGGAATGCCGCGTTTCTGCGGCAGGCAAACAGGTCTTCCGGGTACCGGAATCTGTATTTTTGCGGGGGAAGTGCTCATCCAGGAGGAGGAATACCGCTGGTGATTCAGTCCGGCATTATTGCTGCACAGAAAGTTATTGAAGACGCAGAAAAGGAAGTGATATGA
- a CDS encoding T9SS type A sorting domain-containing protein, whose product MKLSYSLSLFLLFSISALFPQGVWERLPSPVAANLYRVQFVDSLTGWAAGDSGVIIKTTDGGLNWIRQESGISSAIYDLFFLDENRGWGVTWRSTAPPFGTNIIFTNSGGEEWFELEYPEENVFLHTIRFTDSVNGYIGGEGGVLKRTTDGGFTWRECEVQEEYSGFPILNLNLNDGQYAYANGGHVDVLGIIWRTTNGGEYWSTTAVSPEPIYTLQIIDSLNAIGMGGDWEYGTMVVATTNRGESWGYLNLDIYGIAHEMQFRTRHDLWVALGAGQVLLNTNDPVTSFDDTLRIWNSIPTPGGASIYDIVFTDSLTGFGVGDSGAIIKYRYTKPNDIREYHPLIKPAQYITVSNYPNPFNPSTTVQFDTEEQGWLEIRIYNTSGELIKELYKGVSQPGRGRYVFDASRYPSGIYFYRAEFTPLLRPGERSVTGGKMTYIR is encoded by the coding sequence ATGAAATTGTCTTATTCTCTTTCGCTTTTTCTGCTTTTCAGCATTTCCGCTTTATTCCCTCAGGGCGTCTGGGAGCGGCTCCCCTCTCCGGTGGCGGCTAATCTCTACCGGGTGCAGTTTGTGGACAGTCTTACCGGGTGGGCTGCCGGGGACTCCGGTGTAATCATCAAAACTACTGATGGCGGACTGAACTGGATCCGGCAGGAGTCAGGAATATCCTCCGCGATTTACGATCTCTTTTTTCTTGATGAAAACCGCGGCTGGGGTGTAACCTGGCGCTCAACCGCTCCCCCTTTCGGAACCAACATCATCTTCACCAACAGCGGCGGGGAAGAATGGTTCGAACTGGAGTATCCTGAGGAGAATGTCTTTCTGCATACAATCAGATTTACAGACTCCGTTAACGGCTATATCGGCGGTGAGGGAGGAGTATTAAAAAGAACAACCGACGGCGGTTTTACCTGGCGGGAGTGTGAAGTTCAGGAAGAATATTCCGGGTTCCCTATTCTGAATTTGAATCTGAATGACGGACAGTACGCTTACGCAAACGGAGGGCATGTGGATGTGCTGGGGATTATCTGGCGAACCACCAACGGCGGGGAATACTGGAGCACAACCGCGGTAAGCCCGGAACCAATATATACCCTTCAGATTATAGACTCTCTTAATGCCATCGGCATGGGGGGCGACTGGGAATACGGCACCATGGTGGTTGCAACCACTAACCGCGGGGAAAGCTGGGGTTATCTTAATCTTGATATATACGGCATCGCGCATGAAATGCAGTTCCGCACGCGGCATGATCTCTGGGTGGCACTCGGAGCCGGACAGGTTCTGCTGAACACCAATGACCCGGTTACTTCTTTTGATGATACTCTGAGAATCTGGAACAGTATTCCCACTCCAGGCGGAGCTTCAATTTATGATATTGTTTTTACTGATTCACTCACCGGCTTTGGCGTTGGTGATTCAGGAGCCATCATCAAATACCGCTATACTAAACCGAATGATATCAGAGAATATCATCCGCTTATTAAACCGGCTCAGTATATTACGGTATCAAACTACCCCAATCCGTTTAATCCCTCAACCACGGTGCAGTTTGACACAGAGGAACAGGGCTGGCTGGAGATAAGGATATATAATACTTCAGGCGAGCTAATCAAGGAGCTTTACAAAGGAGTGTCACAACCGGGCCGCGGCAGATATGTATTTGATGCATCCCGCTATCCATCCGGGATATATTTCTACCGGGCAGAATTTACTCCCCTGCTGAGGCCGGGAGAGCGCTCTGTAACCGGCGGCAAGATGACCTATATCCGCTGA
- a CDS encoding lycopene cyclase domain-containing protein translates to MSRYMMINIGIILFPILFSFEKNIRFYRKLPALAASLGIVSTVYIIWDIIAASRGDWGFSELYTGTIRIGGLPLEEILFFVTVPYAIIFTYETIHFYIKDGQVVVPGWLTLSLAVILFTLSGIYYTQYYTATVMIFSGVFLLVMRFGESELFRSRNFYITLAVSYIPFFIVNYMLTSPPIVWYSPDAIWGPRFTTIPYEDFFYSFSMISWWTYFYHLFLKRFKIV, encoded by the coding sequence ATGAGCCGGTATATGATGATAAACATCGGGATTATCCTGTTCCCCATTCTCTTTTCGTTTGAAAAGAATATCCGGTTTTACCGGAAACTTCCCGCACTGGCTGCCTCGCTCGGCATTGTAAGCACAGTATATATAATCTGGGATATCATAGCCGCATCCCGGGGAGACTGGGGTTTCAGTGAACTATACACCGGCACAATCAGGATAGGAGGCCTTCCGCTTGAGGAGATTCTTTTTTTTGTGACCGTGCCTTATGCAATCATCTTTACCTATGAAACCATCCATTTTTATATAAAAGACGGGCAGGTTGTGGTGCCGGGATGGTTAACACTCTCGCTTGCAGTTATCCTGTTTACCCTGAGCGGTATTTATTATACGCAGTATTATACCGCGACGGTTATGATTTTTTCAGGCGTGTTTCTGCTGGTGATGAGATTCGGCGAATCAGAGCTGTTCAGATCCCGGAATTTTTATATCACTCTTGCAGTAAGCTATATCCCTTTTTTCATTGTGAACTATATGCTTACCTCTCCTCCCATCGTTTGGTATAGCCCGGATGCAATCTGGGGTCCGCGCTTTACCACCATTCCGTATGAGGATTTCTTCTACTCTTTTTCCATGATCAGCTGGTGGACGTACTTTTATCATCTTTTTCTGAAGAGATTTAAGATTGTCTGA
- a CDS encoding MBL fold metallo-hydrolase — MKRRSFLKTGLLTGAAAIAGGTGLLKAETVSEGMPAYKPVPDEWNDTEISVAWIGHSTVYINFYGYKIITDPVLYAKVGIYMLGYIYGPSRLTAPALTIDEMPRPDLILLSHAHMDHTDYKTLKEFTRRYPGQIDAITAFNTADVTSALQWKSLREMDWGEEIRTDALRIKALEVRHFGWRYPWERDRSRGFMDNGRSYNAYILERNGRKILFGGDTAMTDLFKKSGEKADIAIMPIGAYNPWLRNHCTPEEALEMAKHVEAKVFIPIHCNTLKQGMEPFHEPLTRLRNAHQTYNISLGLDNVGQTFIDRA; from the coding sequence ATGAAAAGACGATCATTCCTTAAAACCGGACTACTAACCGGAGCCGCGGCAATAGCCGGAGGTACCGGACTGCTCAAAGCAGAGACTGTTTCTGAAGGAATGCCTGCCTATAAGCCCGTTCCCGATGAATGGAATGATACTGAGATCTCCGTTGCGTGGATAGGGCACAGTACGGTTTATATTAACTTTTACGGATATAAAATCATCACTGATCCTGTTCTTTACGCAAAAGTGGGTATTTATATGCTGGGTTATATCTACGGCCCGAGCCGCCTGACCGCGCCGGCTCTTACCATTGATGAAATGCCGCGTCCTGACCTGATTCTGCTTTCTCACGCGCACATGGATCATACCGACTATAAAACCCTGAAGGAATTCACCAGACGCTATCCCGGTCAGATAGACGCAATTACTGCATTTAATACGGCAGATGTAACATCCGCGCTGCAGTGGAAGTCTCTGCGGGAAATGGACTGGGGAGAAGAGATCAGAACCGATGCTCTCCGCATTAAGGCACTGGAGGTAAGGCATTTCGGATGGCGCTATCCCTGGGAGCGTGACCGTTCGAGAGGGTTTATGGATAACGGCAGAAGCTACAATGCATATATACTTGAGCGGAACGGAAGGAAGATTCTTTTCGGCGGTGATACCGCAATGACTGATCTGTTTAAGAAATCCGGTGAAAAAGCAGATATTGCCATAATGCCCATCGGTGCCTATAACCCCTGGCTGCGCAATCACTGCACGCCTGAAGAAGCGCTTGAAATGGCAAAACACGTAGAAGCGAAAGTTTTTATACCGATACACTGCAACACGCTTAAGCAGGGGATGGAACCATTCCATGAGCCGCTCACCCGTCTGCGCAACGCCCATCAGACGTATAACATCAGTCTGGGGCTGGATAATGTCGGCCAGACCTTTATTGACAGAGCATAG
- a CDS encoding exo-alpha-sialidase — MNIIILFFISSVLIFGQSTDLIKLGSSYRIYPGTVHQTEPFIAKDPSDPLHFFASANTTQITPFFISEGVYSSTDRGVTWRGNDTCTGPNITFHGGDPGIAIDDSGRYVLVRIGRAPVYGLYSHTSNDRGLTWTVQKQISDHDLERATVMSDNNPSSPYYGRVYAAWVRFAPPFPVYISYTDDAGASWSAPLQVNNPPQRCAGPDLAIRNDGTVYLTWAGVTNTSPFQEIRTGFAVSSNGGASWSVTENAFAVNGITGSLPQKQNIRVNGYPRIGVDNSGGPYDGRLYILTTQRGLAPAGSDADLILTRSTDGGLSWGSPVRVNADPLNNGKTQYFPAMDIDDNGGVNLLWYDDRETTNDSTDVYMARSLNGGENFNEVKISEKPFKPEPIGSLGQGYQGDNIALISSGNYLIPLWMENSSGKYQIRTAQIQIITSSAEEAAALPAVFELLQNYPNPFNPETILQFRIQSAGMVKMRVYTLNGELAAEPVSGYLAEGEYQVSFNPQEYGLGSGIYFYSLESGNQRVTRGMVYTK, encoded by the coding sequence ATGAATATCATAATACTGTTCTTTATATCGTCGGTTCTGATTTTCGGGCAGTCAACTGATCTGATAAAGCTCGGCAGTTCATACCGGATATATCCCGGAACTGTTCATCAGACGGAACCGTTTATCGCAAAAGATCCATCTGATCCTCTGCATTTCTTTGCATCAGCAAACACCACGCAGATAACACCATTTTTTATCAGCGAGGGTGTTTACAGCTCAACTGACAGAGGAGTTACCTGGCGCGGCAATGATACGTGTACGGGGCCGAATATCACTTTTCATGGCGGTGATCCGGGTATCGCAATTGATGACTCAGGCAGATATGTTCTGGTCCGCATAGGAAGAGCTCCGGTTTACGGGCTTTATTCCCATACATCAAACGACAGGGGGCTGACCTGGACGGTACAGAAGCAGATCTCTGATCATGATCTTGAGCGGGCAACGGTTATGAGTGATAATAATCCTTCAAGTCCCTATTACGGCAGAGTCTATGCAGCGTGGGTGCGCTTTGCTCCTCCTTTCCCAGTATATATATCCTACACGGATGATGCCGGAGCCAGCTGGTCTGCTCCGTTGCAGGTCAATAATCCGCCGCAGCGCTGTGCCGGTCCTGATCTTGCAATCCGCAATGACGGAACGGTATATCTGACCTGGGCGGGGGTAACCAACACTTCTCCGTTTCAGGAGATACGTACAGGATTTGCAGTATCCTCAAACGGAGGTGCATCCTGGTCGGTAACGGAGAATGCATTTGCCGTTAACGGAATAACCGGTTCGCTTCCCCAGAAACAGAATATCCGGGTGAACGGATATCCGAGGATAGGGGTTGATAACTCCGGCGGGCCTTATGACGGACGGTTATATATATTAACCACACAGCGCGGCCTTGCTCCGGCAGGAAGTGACGCAGATCTGATCCTGACCCGCAGCACGGACGGGGGGCTCTCATGGGGAAGTCCGGTAAGAGTAAACGCTGACCCGCTGAATAACGGCAAAACACAGTATTTCCCGGCAATGGATATTGACGATAACGGAGGCGTAAACCTGCTCTGGTATGATGACCGGGAGACCACCAATGACTCCACAGATGTATATATGGCGCGCTCCTTAAACGGAGGAGAAAATTTCAATGAAGTGAAGATAAGTGAAAAGCCCTTTAAACCGGAGCCGATAGGAAGTCTGGGGCAGGGCTATCAGGGGGATAACATTGCGCTGATCAGCTCAGGCAATTATCTGATCCCTCTCTGGATGGAAAACTCATCCGGTAAATATCAGATACGAACAGCACAGATTCAGATAATTACTTCTTCGGCTGAAGAAGCAGCGGCGTTACCTGCTGTGTTTGAATTACTTCAGAATTACCCGAATCCGTTCAACCCGGAAACAATTCTGCAATTCAGAATACAATCAGCCGGGATGGTAAAAATGAGAGTATATACGCTGAACGGGGAACTGGCGGCTGAACCTGTTTCGGGATATCTTGCTGAGGGGGAGTATCAGGTTTCCTTTAATCCGCAGGAGTATGGTCTCGGGTCCGGAATCTATTTTTACTCACTTGAGTCGGGCAATCAGCGTGTAACCCGGGGAATGGTTTATACTAAATAG